AGTCTATTAACATGCTGAACTGTATGCGTTTACGCGTAGTATCAACATCCAATACTTTTACTTTTAATTTCTGCCCCAAATGGGCAAATTGGTTGGGATCGCTAACATAGGCTTTGGCCATCTGGCTCTTGTGTACTAAACCGTCTTGGTGAACACCAACATCAACAAAAGCTCCGAAAGCAGTAATATTTGTCACAATACCGGGCAGAATCATACCGCTTTTTAAATCTTCAATATGTTTGATTGTTGGATCAAATTCCCAAACTTTAAAATCCTCGCGCGGATCGATGCCGGGTTTTAAAAGTTCTTTTTTGATATCTTTTAGGGTGGCTAAACCAATGCTTTTTGTTTGATAGTTCTCGAGATTTATTTGATCAATCAATAGCTTATTTCCAATTAATTTATTAAGAGGAACTTTCAAATCTTTAGCCATCTTTTTAACAATAGCATAGGATTCAGGGTGAACGGCACTTGCATCTAAAAGATTATCTCCATTATTGATACGGAAGAATCCGGCCGATTGTTCAAAGGCTTTATCTCCAAAGCGTTTTATTTTTAAGAGCTCTTTGCGGTTTTTAAAACTTCCTTTTTCTTTTCGATAAGCTAAAATGTTTTCTGCTAGGGTAGGGCCAACACCCGAAACATAAGTCAGTAATTGCTTGCTTGCCGTATTTAAATCAACACCAACAGCATTAACACAACTCATTACTTCTTCGTCTAAGCTTTTATTTAAAAGACCTTGATCAACATCGTGTTGGTATTGCCCAACGCCTATAGCTTTGGGCTCAATTTTTACCAATTCTGCTAAAGGATCAATAAGCCTTCGGCCGATAGAAACGGCACCTCGAACAGTAATATCGTATTCAGGGAATTCTTCACGAGCTACTGATGAGGCGGAATATACCGAAGCTCCATTTTCGTTTACCATTATCGATTTTACAGAGCGACTGAAGCGAATGCGTCTTATTAGATTATCCGTTTCGCGACCCGCAGTCCCATTTCCAATGGCAATTACATCCAACTTATACATATTTACAAGCTGGTTGATTTTATGAATAGACTGCTTGCTTTGGTTTTGAGGAGGATGTGGATAAATAGTTTCGTTATGCAACAGATTGCCTGACTCATCAAGACAGACCAATTTGCAACCTGTTCTAAATCCAGGATCAATCGCTAAAACTCTTTTGTTTCGCATAGGCGATCCCATCAATAATTGACGAAGGTTGGTAGCAAAGATTTTGATGGCTTGTGTATCAGCTTTTTCTTTGGCTGCTTTTGTCAGCTCATTTTCTAGCGATGGTTTTAGTAATCGTGAATAGCAATCTTTGATGGTTTTTGAGAGATATTCAGCCGTTGTGGAATGCGATTTTATAAAATAGCGCTCAAGCATTTCTATTGCTTTTTCCTGTTCGGGTTGAATATGCACTTTTAAAAACTCTTCGTTTTGACCACGCAAAATAGCTAATAATCGATGCGAAGGAATTGTACGAATATTTTCTGCCCAATCGAAATACATTTCAAACTTTTGAGCCTCTTCTATTTTTGTTTTTACCACTTTGGAAGTGATTTGTGCTTCTCTTTCAAAAAGTCTGCGCATTCGTTTTCGAATCGAAGCATTTTCATTCATCCATTCTGCCACAATATCCATAGCACCTTGCAAAGCCTCATTTTTATCTGCAACGTCTTTCTTCACATACCGACTCGCTGCTTCTTCAATATTGGGATGGTTTTGCGCCATTAGAATTTTGGCTAAAGGCTCTAATCCTTTTTCGATAGCAATAGTAGCACGTGTTCTGCGTTTGGGTTTATAAGGCAAATAAATATCTTCCAGCTCGCTAAGATTGTCAGTTTGCTTTATCTTTTGCTCAAGTTCAGGGTTGAGATGTCCGTTTTCTTGCAAACTTTCTAAAATGCTGGTTTTTCTTTTTTCTAGCACTGTAAATTGCTCGTGCAAATCGCGAATAGCTTTAATTTGAACTTCATCAAGTTGATTAGTACG
This Bacteroidales bacterium DNA region includes the following protein-coding sequences:
- a CDS encoding RNA-binding transcriptional accessory protein encodes the protein MIQKISQQLNLQTSQVENTLELLEGGATIPFIARYRKERTNQLDEVQIKAIRDLHEQFTVLEKRKTSILESLQENGHLNPELEQKIKQTDNLSELEDIYLPYKPKRRTRATIAIEKGLEPLAKILMAQNHPNIEEAASRYVKKDVADKNEALQGAMDIVAEWMNENASIRKRMRRLFEREAQITSKVVKTKIEEAQKFEMYFDWAENIRTIPSHRLLAILRGQNEEFLKVHIQPEQEKAIEMLERYFIKSHSTTAEYLSKTIKDCYSRLLKPSLENELTKAAKEKADTQAIKIFATNLRQLLMGSPMRNKRVLAIDPGFRTGCKLVCLDESGNLLHNETIYPHPPQNQSKQSIHKINQLVNMYKLDVIAIGNGTAGRETDNLIRRIRFSRSVKSIMVNENGASVYSASSVAREEFPEYDITVRGAVSIGRRLIDPLAELVKIEPKAIGVGQYQHDVDQGLLNKSLDEEVMSCVNAVGVDLNTASKQLLTYVSGVGPTLAENILAYRKEKGSFKNRKELLKIKRFGDKAFEQSAGFFRINNGDNLLDASAVHPESYAIVKKMAKDLKVPLNKLIGNKLLIDQINLENYQTKSIGLATLKDIKKELLKPGIDPREDFKVWEFDPTIKHIEDLKSGMILPGIVTNITAFGAFVDVGVHQDGLVHKSQMAKAYVSDPNQFAHLGQKLKVKVLDVDTTRKRIQFSMLID